In Pongo pygmaeus isolate AG05252 chromosome 19, NHGRI_mPonPyg2-v2.0_pri, whole genome shotgun sequence, the genomic stretch TCCAGCCATATGGGTGGGCATTTCTCAGCACAACAATGggttcctccctccttcctgtaTGACAGTGCCCACTAGGCCTGTCATTCACAGCATCACTGCACCTGTCTATGTGCCCTAGGGGCAGCATTTGACTTCACAGCTGCTGACAGTTCTCCTAACCTCAACTTCTGGCCCTCTGTGGAGAACTTGCTATGAACTGTAACCTCCTGAACTGCTCCTAGAAGAACTTGCTGCTCAGAGTATCCAAACCTGCAGGTGACACCTCTGCTAATCATTCACATTTGACTTTAGGTTgcattcattgtttttatttttgttttttaaactaacATCCTGTCCTGGTAATGTCACATGAGTGTGATGTTGATCAGGTATACCTGGGGCAGATATTCCTAGAGAGTGTGCTGCCTGGCAGAGGAAGCAATTGAGTCTGTAATTAATTTACTGGGTGGATTCCTAAATGGGGGCCTCAGAGCAACTGCTTTGGGTAACAGGGAACATCTTTGCTGTTTCTAGCCCCCTGGAGAGGGCTTGGCATCCTGACGAGGAGGCCAGGATGAGCAGCTCCGTCTTTTGAGTAGCTCAATCCAGCCTCAGACAGTTGAAATTAGATGTTCATctctgaccaggcacagtggctcacacctataatcccagcactttgggaggccaaggcaggtggattcccTGAGTCTAgacattcaagaccagcctggacgacatggCACAATCCcatctttatgaaaaatacaaaaattaaccgggcatggtggcatgtgcctgtagtctcagctactcgggaggctgaggtgggggtctGGCCCCCACATCCCAGGTCTTTCTGCTACACCACACTGTTGCCATAATGACTTCGACCTCATTCTGCCATCTCCTAAGAAAGCCAGAGTGCTGGCTGGGAatgtcacctgagcccaggaactcaaggctgcaatgagtggtgattctgccactgcactccagccagggcaacagagtaagatcttgcctccaaaaacaaacaaacaaacagctgggcacggtggctcacacctgtaatcctagcactttgaaagctggggcaggcggatcacttgacgttaggggttccagaccagcctggccaacatggagaaaccccgtctctaccaaaaaaaatattaaaaattagctgggtgtggtggtacacacctgtagtccccagctacttggcagactaaggcagaagaatagcttgcacccaggaggcggaggttacagtgagccgagattatgtcactacacttcagcctgggtgacaaagtgagactgtctaaaaaacaaaaagaattaaaaataataattttaataaatgccgacatatgtctgtgtgtgtgtgtgtatatatatatatatataaaatttttttttgagacagggtgttgctctgtcacctaggctagagtgcagtggcctgaccaaggctctctgcagcctcgaacttctgggcttcggtgatcctcccatctcaacctcctgagtagctgggaccacagatgcatgccaccacacccggctaattaaaaaaagaaatttttgtagagacgggttttcctatgttgcccaagttagtctcaaactcttgggctcaagtgatcctcctgccttggcctcccaaagtgctgggattacaggcgggagccactgcaccaggcttcAAATGCCACCATATTTCTGATTCCTGTCACCTCCAGGCTCAGAGACAGTGAGTAAACATTCTGGGCAGATAATCGTTTGCAATTGCTTCCAGAGTGCTCTTTGCTGAGTTGTCAAGCTGTGGGCTAAGTGGTAAATGTCAGGTATCTCTGCTGTCGTGGGCCAGGTGCTCAGATTGCTAGGATACAGCAGGGGGTGCTGAGATGAGGCAAGGGGCCGGGGCAGGAGTCCCTGCTCTAGCACAGTGATACTAGCTGAGTTCATCGATGACCTTTAAACCCGCTTCCCCGGTTCTGTCTAGATTACAGGGTTTGGAAGGCTTTGGAAGATGTGTTCAGAGAACTTTGCCCAAACTGGCCCACGCCTGTTCCAATGCTATGCATAGCTGTTTCTGAGTCTTAGCCAGCTTAGGCCCTCTATTCCTTCCATGCTGGTCTGCGGCCTCCGTTACCCACCTGCTGAGGGCGATCTTCTGGTGGAGCAGAAAGCCCCGCTCGTAGGGCCAAGGCAGGCCGGCCTCGAACCACTCTCGGCAGCGCAGCACGGGTGAGATGCAGGCGGCGCCTGTCACGTAGCTGGAGGAGCCGCACTCGCCCAGGTAGGACAGGAGCAGCGCCGAGCCCGAGCCTTCGCTCACCGCGAACAGCGGCGCCGCCGGGTGTCGGAAGCGGATGTATGTGACCGCCTCCTTGAGGTCGGACGGGTCCCCGAAAGGCTGCAGCCGGGGGCTGACCAGTGGGCAACCGTGGTGGCCACGGCGATGGAAGATGACCGGGTAGTAGCCGCGCTCCAGGGCGAGCAAGCAAAGGCCGAGCACGTTGCGGGTGAGGCGACCCCACGCATTGGGGATCACCAGAAGCACCGCAGGAAGGCCCCCGGCGCTGGTGATCCGGCGGCCCCGAACACAAGGTCCTACCACCCAGTCCAGGGCCACTAGCCCATCGTCCGCCAACTGCAGGTACTCCCGGGCCAGCTCAGGCCCAGGCGCCACGGGCAGGACGAAGTGGCAGAGGGTCTGCAGGTGGGGCCCGGAGAACCAGGAGCGCGAGCCGGGCTCCAGCGCCTCCGAGCGCCGCAGGGCGCGCAGCAGGCACTGGGCCAGGGCCGACGGCTTGCAGACAAGGCTGCACCCTCCCGGCAGTGGCTCGCGCCCGTCGCTGAACTGGTCCGCCGGGCCTCCGCCGTCCGCCTCTTCCCCGTCGCCCCGGTCTTGGCCCCCCCGCAGGGTCCTCTCTCCGACGGCGCGCCCCCAGGGTCCCCGGAGCCGTGGGCCGAGCAGGCCGAGAAGGGCGAGCACGGCCAAGATGAGCGCGAGGGCGGCGCCCCACGGCGGCATGGCGAAGCCGGAGAGCCCCGGCGGGCAGCGGGCGGCGGGGCCGTCTACTCGGCGAGCTCTGCGCTTTGCCCGCGGCTCCGCCCGCCGGCGGCGGCTGCCCAGGGCCCTCCCGCGCGGGCGCGCTCTGGATTGGCCGTGGCCCGGCAGAGGCAGCCAGTTCGGGCCCGGCTGTCCTCGCCCGCCCCCCACCTCCGCCCCGGCCCTTTGTACAGCAATTGCAACAAGTGGGAGCGGAGGGTGAGAGGAGCCGGGGCCACCAGGGAGGGAGGGCGCGCCGGCAGCcggaagggagtggggagggcacGAGCCGGGGAGAGCGGTGTTGGCCATAGAGACGTGGGGAGACTGGAGGCCGAGGCTTGGGGACCCGACTGTCATCAGGCTCTTCTGCCAGATCCTGGGGGCTGCGCCCTCAGAGGCCGATGAAAAGAAGCAGAAGGGAGAGGTGAGTAAGTCGCAGCTCCGGGCGCCGGCTCCCGGGGCCCCGTGGGGCGGTGGCCGCGCGCGCGCTCTGCCCTCGGGCGGCCCTGCTCTCCCCCGCCCGGCCCCGCAGCCCCGCAGCCCCGCAATAACTTGGCTGGGCGGGGTCCGGCACTGGGCCAGAGAGGTCGAGCGCGGCGTCTGAGCCGCTGGCGGGAAGCTGCTGCTTCCCCGCCTGCATCAGTGCGGGTCCCGCGGACTCCTCGCTCCCGTCCCCGCGAGCTCGGGGCTCCACATCAAGGAAATCCTCAGCCCGGGAgtggcttccccagaagcagcagCCCCAAGCCTCTGAGAGTCAGTCGGAGAAAAGGACACACTCAGGCGCCCTGCGACAGGGATGACCGTCCGACCTATAAGGAACGCCTCGTAAACCGGGGTGCATGGGAGACCACGGAAATAACACGTTCTCGCTGTTTCCAAGCTTTGGGATGGGCATCTCGACCCTCACTCTCTACCCACGTTTTCCCCCCAAATCCTGGAGAGGGAACCAGAACCAGCGCCTCGCTGCGGGGCGGGCCGGCCAGCGCACCTCCTGGGGGTGAGGCCTGTGGCTTCCCCATCTCGCGGCGACCAGTCTCTTTCTAGACGCGCGCCTGCCACCGCTGGGCGACGGCGGAGGTGGGGAAGGCAGCAGCCTCTCGGCTGGCTCTGGCCTCCCGGGGCTTCTGGGTTTGGAGAGTTTGGGGAGCGGAGACACCCCCCGAGGCTCCTCCGCGTTCGGACCCTATTTGCGAGGGCGGGAGCGGGGTGGGCCAACGGCGAAGCTCCAGAGGTGGGACCCTCTCCCTTCAGCAGCtcctcctgacttcatgattctGCCCCTCTTCTCGTTGCAGGTCACACCGACAAATCTGAAGCGGGTTTGCCAGGGGAGTGTACCCGTCTCCCCTGCCTGGACCACCCGGTCCACAGGGATCCCATTTCCGGCCCTACACTCCGCTCCACGATCCCATCCAGGCGCTGCAGCTGTGCAGCTGCTCTGCAGGCTGCAGGGACGCGCTGAGACGAATCTCCGGACGAGGCAACGGGCCCCCAGCCTGCCCTACTGAGCCTTGCGTGCTGACCCGATTCCTACACTTAACTTTTCCGGCTTCGGGTTTAGGACGCGTGCGCGCACGCTCCGCTGCTGTGGGCGGGCATTGGGGCGGGGCGATACCGGGGGCCCACTGTCTGGCGAGGGGCGCGCGCGAACCCAGGGCCAACGGACGCGCGGGCGGCGCGGGGGCGCGGGGGCGCTGGGACCGGAGGGGCAGGAGGGGCAGGACGCGCGCCCTCCCTTGCTggcggggcggcggggcggcgggCCGGGCCCGGGGCCGCCTGGAATGGCGCCTCCTCCGCCTTCGTCCCAACTGCTTCTCCTGGTAGCCCTCGCGAGGCTCCTGGGTCCCAGCGAGGTAAGGTGACCCGCTCCTGGGAAGGCCTCGGCCCGGGAGCTCAAAGCGCTTTGCCAAAAGTTCGTCCTGGAAGGAGTGGCGCGCCGAGGGGGACGCGGAGTTCTT encodes the following:
- the ABHD15 gene encoding protein ABHD15, with amino-acid sequence MTVGSPSLGLQSPHVSMANTALPGSCPPHSLPAAGAPSLPGGPGSSHPPLPLVAIAVQRAGAEVGGGRGQPGPNWLPLPGHGQSRARPRGRALGSRRRRAEPRAKRRARRVDGPAARCPPGLSGFAMPPWGAALALILAVLALLGLLGPRLRGPWGRAVGERTLRGGQDRGDGEEADGGGPADQFSDGREPLPGGCSLVCKPSALAQCLLRALRRSEALEPGSRSWFSGPHLQTLCHFVLPVAPGPELAREYLQLADDGLVALDWVVGPCVRGRRITSAGGLPAVLLVIPNAWGRLTRNVLGLCLLALERGYYPVIFHRRGHHGCPLVSPRLQPFGDPSDLKEAVTYIRFRHPAAPLFAVSEGSGSALLLSYLGECGSSSYVTGAACISPVLRCREWFEAGLPWPYERGFLLHQKIALSRYATALEDTVDTSRLFRSRSLREFEEALFCHTKSFPISWDTYWDRNDPLRDVDEAAVPVLCICSADDPVCGPPDHTLTTELFHSNPYFFLLLSRHGGHCGFLRQEPLPAWSHEVILESFRALTEFFRMEERMKGLSRHRASFLGGRRRGGALQRREVSSSSNLEEIFNWKRSYTR